The segment GCTGCCGATCAGTCCCTGCAGCCGCTGGCCCATGCGGTTGAAGTCACCGGCCAGGACGCCCAGTTCATCCCGGCGCCGCGCCAGGCGGGCGAGGCTGTCTTGCTGGTAGGCGGTCTGGCCGAGGTCGTGGACGGCGCGACGCAGGCGATCCAGTGGCCGTGTGATGGAAAGGGTCAGCGCGAGGCTGAACAGGGTCAGCACCACCAGGGCGATGCCCAGCGCACTCATGGGCCAGAGCAGACTGCCACGATGCCAGGCATCCAGCTCAGGGTAGGGGATGCGGTAGATGAGCAGATAGGACTCGCCGCTGGTCGGGCTGGTGAATTCCTCGGTCAGGCGACGCCAGGGCAGGCGGCGTGGGTTCTTATGGCGGGCTTCGAAGGCCGCGGCACGGGGTGGGAACGTACCTTCGACCACGGGTTGGCCGGTGTCATTGAGGATCTGTATGTCGATGCGTGCGCGATGGCGGAAATGCTCCAGGTAGCGCTGGGTGTCCTTCGGCCCCTGTTCTTCATAGCGTTGCACCAGGCGTTCGGCCAAACCCTGGAGGGTTGGGTGATGGCTGAGGATCCAGGCATCCTGGTTCAGGGCACGACCCAGCAGGATGGACAGGCCGGCCACCAGGGCCAGGGCCAGCCACAGGGTCGCCAGAATTCGCCAGAAGAGTGAACGCACGGAGTAGCTCCTGAACGGCAAAACCCACCAGGCCGGGAGGGGATGACCTGGTGGGTGTCGGGATGGATGCCAGCGGCCGCGGCCGCCCGGCGATTATTGGGCCTTCTTGTCCTTCTCGGCTTTCCAGGCTTCGAACTCGGCGCGTTCGGCGCGGCGTTCTTCCATCTTCTTCTGGATGTCGTCGAAGGCTTTCTGCTGCTCGGGCTTCAGCTTGGCGCGGATGGCGTCGCGGTTCCTGGTTTCGGCGGCCTTGAGTTCGTCCTGCATGGCTTTCTTCTCGGCGGCCGGCAGTTTGTCCAGGTAACGCTCGGTGATGTCGTGGCGGGCCTTCATCTGGTCGCGCATCAGTCTGCCGATCTCGTGGCGCTGTTCCTCGGTCAGGTTCAGCTCCCTGAACATGTGGCCACCGAAACCGCGCTCGTGGCGCGGGCCGCCTTCCGGCATGGCCATGGCCATGGCCGGCAGGGTAGCGGCGAGCAGCAGGGCGGTGAGGGTCTTGCGCATGGTGGTTCTCCTAGTCTCGATTCCGGCCGGTTGCCGGATGTGCCCAGTCTAGGGATGGCAAGGTCAAGGGCGGTCAGGGCTGGGTAAAGCCTCGGTAAAGACGGTGCCGGCCTACGCGCTGTAGTAATAGCCGCGGCTGCGCAGGGCCAGGATGCGCGGGCGACCGTCGGCATGGGGGCCGAGCTTCTTGCGCAGGTTGCTGACGTGCATGTCCAGGCTGCGGTCGTAGAGGGTCAGTTTGCGGCCCAGGGCCAACTGCGCCAGTTGCTGCTTGTCCAGCGGTTCGCCGGGCTGGCGCAGCAGGGCTTCGAGCAGGCGGCCTTCGGACAGGGTCAGGCTGATTTCGTGGCTGCCGACGGTGACGATGCCGCGCACCGGGCTGTAGCAGAGGTCACCCAGCTCCAACTGGCTGGAAGGCTGTGGCGGCTGGCTGCGGCGCAGCACGGCGCGCAGCCGCGCAGTGAGCTCGCGGGGATCGCAGGGCTTGGCCAGGTAGTCGTCGGCACCCAGTTCCAGGCCGAGGATGCGGTCCAGGGGTTCGCCACGGGCGGAAAGCATGAGCACCGGCAGCTCGGGATGGTCGCTGCGCAGTTGCTTGAGCAGCTCCAGGCCACTGCCGTCGGGCAGCATCACGTCGAGCACCACTGCCGACGGGGCGTGCTCGGCCAGGGCGGCGCGCGCCGAATGGCCGTCATGGCAGGCGCGGACGTGGAAGCCTTCCTGGCTGAGCCAGCTGATCAGGAGCTCGCAGAGTTCCTGGTCGTCGTCGATAAGCAGCAGTTCACTCATGGTGCGGGTCAGTTGATCCATTGACGGCGCTGGCGTCGCCCACCACGGGCGATCAGGCCGGTAAA is part of the Pseudomonas lalkuanensis genome and harbors:
- a CDS encoding Spy/CpxP family protein refolding chaperone, yielding MRKTLTALLLAATLPAMAMAMPEGGPRHERGFGGHMFRELNLTEEQRHEIGRLMRDQMKARHDITERYLDKLPAAEKKAMQDELKAAETRNRDAIRAKLKPEQQKAFDDIQKKMEERRAERAEFEAWKAEKDKKAQ
- a CDS encoding response regulator transcription factor, coding for MSELLLIDDDQELCELLISWLSQEGFHVRACHDGHSARAALAEHAPSAVVLDVMLPDGSGLELLKQLRSDHPELPVLMLSARGEPLDRILGLELGADDYLAKPCDPRELTARLRAVLRRSQPPQPSSQLELGDLCYSPVRGIVTVGSHEISLTLSEGRLLEALLRQPGEPLDKQQLAQLALGRKLTLYDRSLDMHVSNLRKKLGPHADGRPRILALRSRGYYYSA
- a CDS encoding sensor histidine kinase; this translates as MRSLFWRILATLWLALALVAGLSILLGRALNQDAWILSHHPTLQGLAERLVQRYEEQGPKDTQRYLEHFRHRARIDIQILNDTGQPVVEGTFPPRAAAFEARHKNPRRLPWRRLTEEFTSPTSGESYLLIYRIPYPELDAWHRGSLLWPMSALGIALVVLTLFSLALTLSITRPLDRLRRAVHDLGQTAYQQDSLARLARRRDELGVLAGDFNRMGQRLQGLIGSQRQLLRDVSHELRSPLARLRIALALAERAEPHQREALWPRLGQECDRLEALIAEILALARLDAEPGARQTIAVRPLLAKLKEDARLLAPEQDVRIDCSGEPQLEGWPDMLERALDNLLRNALRFNPQGQPVEVTVTEQDAGLAISVRDHGPGVAAEHLAQLGEPFFRAPNQTGAGHGLGLAIARRAVERLGGNLRLDNHPGGGFIATLELPAALKA